The following is a genomic window from Verrucomicrobiales bacterium.
TCCGCCGGTCGGCAGCCCAGGCTGGCGACGGCGTTGGCGAAGCGGGCTCCATCCAGATGCACCACCATGCCCAGGCGGTGGACGCACTGGGCTAGATCTTCGATCTGGCCCGGGGTGTAGACGGTGCCTAGTTCGGTGGATTGGGTCAGGCTCAGCACGCGCGGGGCGGAGGCGTGAATGTCGCGTCGGTTGTGGAATACCTTCTCCACCGCCGCTGCATCGAGTTTTGCCAGGGGAGTGTCGATGGGCAGGGTCTTGATGCCGTGGGCGAAGAATCCCGGAGCATTGGACTCATCGGTCTCGACATGGCTGTAGGCATGGCAGATGACCGCCTGAAAGGGCTCGCACGCGGCCGCCACCACCAGGGAGTTCGCCGCGGTTCCGTTGAAAACGAAGTGAACCTCGCAGTCGGTTTCGAACAACTCCTGAAAGAGTGCCTGGGCTCGTTGAGTGTAGGGATCGTCGCCGTATCCCGGGACGTGATCCACGTCGGCCGCCCTCAAGGTCTCCCAGACCTCGGGACAGACCCCGGCGTAGTTGTCGCTGCCAAAATGGCGTGAGGGGACGGCGGGCGCGTTGCTCATGCCACGCATTTGGCATCGGCGGAGACAAAGTGCAAGGGTTTTAACCGTCGCACCCCCGGTGAAATTTCATTGATCTTGGGCGCTGGTCGAAGAAGCATAGCCTAGTGTCACGAAGTGCATTAGGTCGTGGGCTCAGCTCTTTGATGGAAGCGCCGCCGGGGGATTCTACCTCGGCCGTGGCTTCTTCGTCGCCTCGGGTTGCGCAGGGACCAGGGCCCGCTGTGCAACGCCTGTTGGAGCAGAGCAAGCCCACCGTTGAAGCGCCTGTTCCGGCAAAACCGCTTCCTTCCCAACCCGCCCGGGTCAAATGGAGCCTGCTAGCAGCGGATGTGTTCCTGCTCCTGCTCTGCGCGACATTGCTCAACGGCGTCCCGCTGATTGCGATCTTCTGGAAAGAATGGACGTTGGCGATCGTTGCCCTGATCTTCGGAGGTTGGCTGGCTTGGCTGGCTTTCTCCGACTAGCAGCAACCACCGGCGATGCGATGCGACGGTTGTTGTGACGGGCGGAAACCTCAGGGCATCGCATCGCCGGTGGTTGCTGCTAGGAGGCACTGCGTGCGGGGAGCAAGACGACCCTTGATGTTCAAAAGTTAAGGAAGTGAGTTCCTGAATCCTACGCCGAGAACCCGCAGGGCTCAAAGAGATTAGCCGGGGCGTTGAGCGCAGTGACACCCCTGGTCCGTTGCCACCCTATTGAACAGCACCCTGAAAGGCGTGCCACCCGTCGGCCAGTGGACTCACGAACGGATTTTGTTCCTCGAGTAGGGGTGACGCAAGTCTCCGAAGCTGGTTAGAGCACTTTGTGCCAAACCTCGGCATCGAAGCCGACCATTCCGACATTCGCTCCCACTACGAAGGGCCGCTTGACCAAGCGCCCATTGCTGGCGAGTAGCTTCAGTGCCTCCGTTGGGCTCATGCCGGGAAGCGTGTCTTTGATGTTGAGGGCCTTGTAGTCGAGTCCGGAGGTGTTGAACAGTTTCCGGAGGTTTCCGTCGTAGCGCTCCAGCATCGCCTTGAGCTCGGCCAGCGTGGGAGGCTGTTCACGAATCGGGATCACTTCATGGGCGATCTTGCGTTCGTTCAGAAACTTCAACGCTTTGCGGCAGGTATCGCATCCTTCGTAGGTGTAAACTTTCAACGTTTTCATGGCATTGAATCGGGTGTTGTCCAGGGCGCCGGTCGTCGGGCTATTCGGACGCGGACTGTTCGCCTTTGCGCTCCCATTTTCGTTGAACTCGCTCGGGCAGGCGGGTGTCCACCTTCGCATAGTAGGTGTCCTCCCCGAACAGCTCGTCCACTGCCCGCTGAAAGGCCAGAGAGGGCGCGACATTCCATCGTTCATGAGCCTCGATGAAGACCAGTTCGCCGGCGCTGCGCTTCACACAGAGAAACAGGGGGATTTTCCCGCGGTTTGCCTCGGCGATTTGGCGCGCTGCTTCGAGTCGCTCGGTGGAGAGTTGTGCCTCGTTAAGCCGGAAATGGACCTGCGACGTGTATCGCCGTGGGGCATCCTCGAGCCGCAGGATCTCTTGGGGGAACAGCTTCGGCTTGTCTTCGTCGTTGTTCACTT
Proteins encoded in this region:
- a CDS encoding arsenate reductase family protein, encoding MKTLKVYTYEGCDTCRKALKFLNERKIAHEVIPIREQPPTLAELKAMLERYDGNLRKLFNTSGLDYKALNIKDTLPGMSPTEALKLLASNGRLVKRPFVVGANVGMVGFDAEVWHKVL
- a CDS encoding low specificity L-threonine aldolase; this encodes MSNAPAVPSRHFGSDNYAGVCPEVWETLRAADVDHVPGYGDDPYTQRAQALFQELFETDCEVHFVFNGTAANSLVVAAACEPFQAVICHAYSHVETDESNAPGFFAHGIKTLPIDTPLAKLDAAAVEKVFHNRRDIHASAPRVLSLTQSTELGTVYTPGQIEDLAQCVHRLGMVVHLDGARFANAVASLGCRPAEITWKAGVDALCFGGTKNGMMGSEAVVLFNPDLATNFKRRCKQSGQLASKMRYHSAQWLGMLSGSTWLKHATHANTMAAHLRALISLVPGVRVLYPTEANAVFVDFPPGMADKLLARGWRFYNDVGPGGARLMCAWNTTASDVELFVSDAKLAAEGIE